One genomic region from Falsibacillus albus encodes:
- a CDS encoding DNA topoisomerase III yields the protein MSKTLVLAEKPSVGRDIARVLNCTKKANGYFEGSRYIVSWALGHLVTLADPEVYDNQYKYWKIEDLPIMPDHLKLVVIKQSGKQFNVVKGLMNRNDVKDIVIATDAGREGELVARWIIEKARVHKPLKRLWISSVTDKAIKDGFSKLRPGKDFENLYHSAVARSEADWYVGINATRALTTKHNAQLSCGRVQTPTLSIMDKREEDIRNFKPTPYYGIHAETKGDFKLTWSDVKTNSTRIFSKEKAEKIVKELQSKQASIKDVDKKYKKQYAPGLYDLTQLQKDAHKIFGFSAKETLSTMQKLYEQHKVLTYPRTDSNYLSSDIVDTLKDRVQACNVQPYSKFASKILANPIKTNKSFVDDSKVSDHHAIIPTEQPALMGKLSAKEAKIYDLVVKRFLSVLMAPFEYEQMTIKAAIGSEMFTAKGKTILSQGWKQLYQYDTDEDSSDEIMDQLLPSLKKGDELKVHRLSLTSGETKPPARFNEGTLLGAMENPVKFMEEGQKDLKKTLNETGGLGTVATRADIIEKLFNTFLIEKRGKDLFLTSKGRQLLDLVPEDLKSPSLTAQWEQKLGAISDGKLSKGKFINEMKAYAKEVVNEIKGSEQKFKHDNLTGSKCPDCGKLMLEVNGKKGKMLVCQDRECGHRKNIYKVTNARCPNCHKKLKMTGEGEGQTFVCTCGHREKLSAFNKRKSKQKNNKVSKRDVAKYMKKQDDEPTNPALAEALKKLNLHQD from the coding sequence ATGAGTAAAACATTAGTATTAGCCGAAAAGCCATCGGTCGGAAGAGATATAGCCCGAGTATTAAACTGCACGAAAAAAGCAAATGGATACTTCGAAGGCAGCCGATATATCGTCTCTTGGGCGCTTGGACATTTGGTTACCTTAGCTGACCCAGAGGTGTATGACAATCAATACAAATATTGGAAAATAGAAGACCTCCCGATCATGCCGGACCATTTAAAGCTTGTCGTGATCAAGCAAAGCGGAAAGCAGTTCAATGTGGTTAAAGGACTGATGAACCGAAACGATGTCAAGGATATCGTCATCGCCACAGATGCCGGACGTGAAGGGGAGCTTGTCGCCAGATGGATCATAGAGAAGGCGCGTGTCCATAAACCGCTTAAGCGCCTTTGGATTTCTTCGGTGACAGATAAAGCGATCAAGGATGGATTTTCAAAGCTCAGACCCGGGAAGGATTTTGAAAATCTGTATCATTCCGCCGTCGCACGTTCAGAAGCGGATTGGTATGTTGGAATCAATGCAACACGTGCGTTGACGACCAAGCATAATGCACAGCTTTCATGCGGCCGCGTTCAAACTCCGACTTTGTCCATCATGGACAAAAGAGAAGAGGATATCAGGAATTTCAAGCCGACGCCGTACTATGGAATCCATGCGGAGACAAAGGGCGATTTCAAGCTTACTTGGAGCGATGTGAAAACGAATTCGACAAGGATTTTCTCTAAGGAAAAAGCGGAAAAAATCGTGAAGGAATTGCAGTCGAAACAAGCTTCAATCAAAGATGTCGATAAGAAATATAAAAAGCAATATGCGCCGGGCCTTTATGACTTGACCCAGCTGCAAAAGGATGCCCATAAAATATTCGGCTTTTCTGCGAAGGAAACTCTGTCCACCATGCAGAAGCTGTATGAGCAGCATAAAGTGCTCACATACCCACGGACCGATTCGAATTATTTATCAAGTGACATCGTGGATACGTTGAAGGACAGGGTGCAAGCGTGCAATGTTCAGCCATATTCCAAGTTCGCCTCGAAAATTTTGGCAAACCCGATCAAGACCAATAAATCTTTTGTGGATGACAGCAAAGTCAGTGATCACCATGCAATCATCCCGACTGAGCAGCCGGCATTGATGGGGAAATTGAGTGCGAAGGAAGCGAAGATTTATGATCTTGTCGTCAAACGCTTCTTATCCGTTTTGATGGCCCCATTTGAATATGAGCAAATGACCATCAAAGCTGCAATTGGTTCTGAAATGTTTACGGCAAAAGGAAAAACGATCCTTTCACAAGGGTGGAAGCAGCTCTATCAGTATGATACAGATGAAGATTCATCGGATGAAATCATGGATCAGCTACTTCCATCCCTGAAAAAAGGAGATGAACTGAAGGTCCATCGCCTTTCCCTCACATCAGGCGAGACGAAGCCGCCTGCGCGTTTCAACGAAGGAACATTGCTGGGAGCGATGGAAAACCCGGTAAAGTTCATGGAAGAAGGGCAAAAAGATCTGAAGAAAACGCTCAATGAGACAGGAGGACTCGGGACAGTCGCCACGCGTGCCGATATCATCGAGAAGCTTTTCAACACATTCCTGATTGAAAAAAGAGGCAAGGATCTGTTCCTGACTTCAAAAGGCCGCCAGCTCTTGGATCTTGTGCCTGAAGATTTGAAATCCCCATCGTTGACTGCCCAATGGGAGCAAAAACTGGGGGCTATTTCCGACGGCAAGCTTTCGAAGGGCAAATTCATCAATGAGATGAAGGCGTATGCGAAAGAAGTCGTCAACGAAATCAAGGGAAGCGAGCAAAAATTCAAGCATGATAACCTTACTGGAAGCAAATGCCCTGATTGCGGAAAACTCATGCTTGAGGTGAACGGGAAAAAAGGGAAAATGCTCGTTTGCCAGGATCGTGAATGCGGCCATCGAAAAAATATATACAAAGTGACCAATGCGCGCTGTCCAAACTGCCATAAAAAGCTGAAGATGACAGGCGAAGGAGAAGGGCAGACCTTTGTGTGTACGTGCGGCCACCGCGAAAAGCTCTCTGCATTCAATAAAAGAAAGAGCAAACAAAAAAATAATAAGGTCTCAAAAAGAGATGTTGCAAAGTATATGAAGAAGCAAGATGACGAACCTACAAATCCGGCGCTTGCAGAAGCGCTGAAGAAGCTTAATTTACATCAGGATTAA
- a CDS encoding organic hydroperoxide resistance protein, producing MEKALYTASATAQGGRSGKVTTSDGTLDLNLSMPKSLGGNEEAGATNPEQLFAAGYSACFDSALHLVAQKARKKIESRVTAEVSIGKEGDGFGLAVKLNVGINGVSQEEAEELVEKAHGVCPYSKATRGNIDVQLSAELI from the coding sequence ATGGAAAAAGCATTGTATACAGCGAGTGCGACAGCACAAGGTGGACGTAGCGGAAAGGTAACCACAAGCGACGGCACATTGGACTTGAATCTGTCCATGCCGAAATCTTTGGGAGGAAATGAAGAAGCGGGAGCGACCAATCCTGAACAGCTATTTGCTGCCGGCTATTCCGCCTGCTTTGACAGCGCCCTTCATCTCGTCGCCCAAAAAGCGCGCAAGAAAATTGAATCCCGTGTGACAGCAGAAGTCAGTATTGGAAAAGAAGGGGATGGCTTCGGTCTTGCCGTCAAACTGAATGTCGGCATCAACGGAGTTTCACAAGAAGAAGCAGAGGAGCTTGTAGAAAAAGCACATGGAGTCTGCCCGTACTCCAAGGCCACGCGTGGAAATATTGACGTACAGCTATCAGCAGAATTGATTTAA
- a CDS encoding MarR family winged helix-turn-helix transcriptional regulator, translated as MSEEKLKLENQICFKLYAAEREVTKLYRPLLKELEITYPQYLVLLVLWEIDTITVKELGKRLYLDSGTLTPMLKRMEANVIIERKRSEVDERIVNISLTEKGKKMQERAECVPTQLLENLSIESDDLKKLNGILSKILNQ; from the coding sequence ATGAGTGAGGAAAAATTAAAGTTGGAAAATCAAATATGCTTCAAGCTGTATGCGGCTGAAAGAGAAGTGACCAAGCTCTATCGCCCACTGCTGAAGGAACTTGAAATAACATACCCACAATACCTTGTTCTCCTTGTTTTATGGGAAATCGACACCATCACGGTGAAAGAATTGGGCAAGCGTCTTTATTTAGATTCAGGAACATTGACTCCGATGTTGAAAAGAATGGAAGCGAACGTCATCATCGAAAGAAAAAGATCGGAAGTAGACGAACGTATCGTCAATATATCTTTAACAGAAAAGGGGAAAAAGATGCAGGAGAGGGCTGAATGTGTTCCGACCCAACTCCTTGAGAATCTTTCGATCGAGTCGGATGATTTAAAAAAATTAAACGGAATTTTATCTAAAATATTGAACCAATAA
- a CDS encoding NADP-dependent oxidoreductase, with protein sequence MNRQIHLVERPKAAPTHEHFNLVETSIPKLGDQEVLIHNLYLSVDPYMRGRMSDAKSYVPPFKLNEKLVGGVVGEVVESNSDQFQTGDVVTGMLGWEEYSIAPEKEIRKVNPELAPVTTSLGILGLTGLTAYFGLIDICQPKEGETVVVSGAAGAVGSVVGQIAKIKGARVVGIAGSDEKIDYIKNELGFDEAINYKTTENIQEALEKACPNGVDAYFDNVGGEISDAVLNLLNKFARIAQCGAISSYNKVDDQGPRIQTKLIKSSALIKGFIVSDYAERFKEGAEQLGQWLQQGKLKYEETITEGFENIPDAFLGLFEGNNLGKQLVKIGEPQHAKL encoded by the coding sequence ATGAATAGACAAATTCATTTAGTGGAACGCCCGAAAGCAGCACCGACACATGAACATTTCAATCTGGTGGAAACGTCCATCCCGAAGCTTGGGGATCAGGAAGTGCTCATTCATAATTTGTATTTATCTGTCGACCCTTACATGCGGGGACGTATGAGCGACGCGAAATCCTATGTCCCTCCCTTCAAGCTGAATGAGAAATTGGTTGGCGGCGTGGTTGGTGAAGTCGTCGAATCAAATTCAGATCAATTTCAAACTGGGGATGTCGTGACGGGCATGCTCGGCTGGGAAGAATATTCCATAGCTCCTGAGAAAGAAATCCGAAAAGTGAACCCTGAATTGGCACCGGTCACCACTTCACTCGGCATCCTTGGACTGACAGGTTTGACTGCCTACTTCGGGTTGATTGATATTTGCCAGCCGAAAGAAGGGGAAACCGTTGTCGTTTCTGGTGCAGCAGGGGCAGTCGGATCCGTCGTCGGCCAAATCGCTAAGATCAAAGGCGCACGTGTTGTCGGCATCGCCGGTTCCGATGAAAAGATCGACTATATCAAAAATGAGCTCGGCTTTGATGAAGCTATCAATTACAAAACAACCGAAAATATTCAGGAAGCATTGGAAAAGGCTTGCCCGAATGGAGTGGATGCCTATTTCGATAATGTAGGCGGAGAAATCTCTGATGCCGTTCTCAATCTGTTGAACAAGTTTGCCCGAATCGCTCAATGCGGCGCTATATCTTCCTATAATAAAGTGGATGATCAAGGTCCCCGGATTCAGACGAAATTGATTAAATCGAGCGCACTTATCAAAGGATTTATCGTTTCAGATTATGCCGAAAGATTCAAAGAAGGTGCAGAGCAGCTTGGCCAATGGCTGCAGCAAGGCAAACTGAAATACGAAGAGACGATTACAGAAGGATTCGAGAATATTCCAGATGCCTTCCTTGGATTGTTTGAAGGAAATAATCTTGGAAAGCAACTGGTCAAAATCGGCGAACCTCAGCATGCAAAACTATAA
- a CDS encoding ATP-binding protein translates to MNQSKKTALKIAIVYIVIGVIWIVLSDDFSIILAQNKLQLYIFFQRYKGWLFILVTGVIIYILVYRRTESILSSEKQLLLKEHKLEEKNQRYQSLYHYNPDGVFEMTQAGKLAAVNPEGQAIIGYGEEELKGMNMAELIVDHDKQKAVDTFNAALAGEAQKFEMTLLNADGQERLTRCSLIPIVINMEVTGVFGILRDITESRKSEELMITSEKMSVIGQLAAAVAHEIRNPLTSLKGFVQLLSQKKTSDYQYLDIMMSEIERINLISSEMLILGKNQEVKFTKTDPMEVLNQVMVLMEAEANMQGVELVLNNHLEEVVFIMADQNQLKQVFINIIKNSLEAVKIEGEVEINVERNSAEVTISIVDNGIGIEKARMSTLGEPFYSTKEKGTGLGLAVCFKIIERHQGNIHIESEKGAGTKVTVVLPIMQE, encoded by the coding sequence ATGAATCAATCAAAAAAAACGGCATTGAAAATTGCCATCGTATATATCGTCATCGGCGTCATCTGGATTGTGCTGTCCGATGATTTTTCCATAATCCTTGCTCAAAATAAGCTGCAATTATATATCTTTTTCCAAAGATATAAAGGGTGGCTTTTCATTTTAGTAACGGGAGTCATCATCTATATTCTTGTTTACAGGCGGACCGAGAGCATCCTCAGTTCAGAAAAACAACTTCTGCTTAAAGAACATAAGCTGGAAGAAAAGAATCAGCGGTATCAATCTTTATACCACTATAATCCTGATGGGGTTTTTGAAATGACACAGGCAGGAAAGCTGGCTGCCGTCAATCCGGAGGGACAGGCAATCATTGGTTATGGAGAAGAAGAACTGAAGGGCATGAATATGGCCGAGCTGATTGTCGATCATGATAAACAAAAAGCGGTGGATACATTTAACGCTGCACTCGCAGGAGAAGCACAAAAGTTTGAAATGACCTTGTTGAATGCAGATGGGCAGGAGCGATTGACACGCTGCTCCTTGATTCCCATTGTCATCAATATGGAAGTGACAGGAGTCTTCGGCATTTTGCGTGACATCACAGAAAGCAGGAAAAGCGAGGAACTCATGATCACCTCTGAAAAAATGTCTGTAATCGGACAGCTGGCAGCGGCGGTTGCCCATGAAATCAGAAATCCCCTCACCTCACTAAAGGGGTTTGTCCAGTTGTTGAGCCAGAAGAAAACGAGTGATTATCAATACCTTGATATCATGATGTCAGAAATAGAGCGAATCAATCTGATTTCGAGTGAAATGTTGATACTGGGGAAAAATCAGGAAGTGAAATTTACGAAAACAGACCCGATGGAAGTCTTGAATCAGGTGATGGTGCTGATGGAGGCTGAAGCCAATATGCAAGGGGTGGAGCTTGTCCTGAATAATCATTTGGAAGAGGTAGTCTTCATAATGGCAGATCAAAATCAATTGAAGCAAGTATTCATCAACATCATCAAAAATAGCCTCGAGGCTGTGAAAATTGAAGGGGAAGTGGAAATCAATGTCGAACGGAACTCGGCAGAAGTGACCATTTCCATCGTAGATAACGGAATCGGGATTGAAAAAGCTCGGATGTCGACTTTGGGTGAGCCATTCTATTCCACTAAGGAAAAAGGGACGGGACTCGGATTGGCCGTCTGCTTTAAAATCATTGAAAGGCATCAAGGCAACATCCACATCGAAAGCGAAAAGGGAGCCGGAACGAAGGTAACCGTAGTACTTCCAATAATGCAAGAATAA
- a CDS encoding MASE4 domain-containing protein yields MEQVKLPNFFTIAATKGQRLTAYSIGFGMMLLTIVIFPFGGHQLPEIKPFLPAFIALVSFIDSVTSYLFYRQYRVTGSVPLLVLAGTFLYNGLITIPHLLTFPNVFTESGLLGAGGQTAVWFWVAWHTGFPAGILLYLLSVKYSKGPVLHSRRRITGVCTIIGIVLLVAALTICFTRFHEALPAIISGSGYNAIISSGIGPMIWLLLILSIIGLLVIGRMQTILDVWLTLAVSVFFFDVTLTLLGGSRYSIGWYLARINSFISASVILSIFLYEMNRLYALLSEQHQRYQSLFMHNSDPVYSVDKNRLLKSVNNAAIKLLGYEEDELVHQNAGLFVAPGHKEESLINFQKAMTGKPQNYDSILLHKNGSLIDVNITTIPIIIEGEVTGTFGIVKDITLNKKSEQKLKEANSILKELSLNDGLTKLANRRHLDQYLNDQWTICSRNGQSISIILLDIDDFKKFNDSYGHLEGDQCLIKVAKKVADLTGSSGLAARFGGEEMCVVLPGKNAEFIVDFGEKLRAGIQELNIRHDDSNEKVVTVSVGIGSAQSCFHTSVNELIDQADQSLYAAKKAGKNCVRSNSISIMDN; encoded by the coding sequence GTGGAACAAGTGAAACTCCCTAATTTTTTTACGATCGCTGCAACCAAGGGTCAGAGATTGACTGCCTATTCCATTGGATTCGGTATGATGCTGCTGACGATCGTCATTTTTCCTTTCGGAGGTCACCAGCTTCCTGAAATCAAACCATTTTTACCTGCATTTATCGCGCTCGTATCATTCATAGATTCTGTAACGAGTTATTTATTTTATCGTCAATACCGTGTAACCGGGTCTGTACCGCTATTAGTATTGGCTGGTACATTTTTATATAATGGCCTGATTACGATCCCGCATTTACTGACCTTTCCGAATGTATTTACCGAGAGCGGACTTCTCGGTGCAGGCGGCCAGACGGCGGTTTGGTTCTGGGTTGCCTGGCATACGGGCTTTCCGGCAGGGATTCTCTTATATTTGCTTTCTGTTAAGTATTCGAAGGGTCCTGTCCTTCATAGCCGCCGAAGGATAACCGGTGTTTGTACAATCATCGGAATTGTATTGTTGGTTGCTGCACTGACCATTTGCTTCACACGCTTTCATGAAGCACTGCCTGCCATCATTTCAGGCAGCGGTTATAATGCCATCATTTCATCTGGGATCGGGCCGATGATCTGGTTGCTCCTCATCTTATCCATCATTGGATTGCTTGTTATCGGAAGAATGCAAACCATTTTGGATGTTTGGCTGACCCTTGCTGTATCGGTCTTTTTCTTTGATGTCACACTGACGCTCTTGGGCGGAAGCAGATATTCAATCGGCTGGTACCTTGCAAGAATTAATAGCTTCATATCTGCCAGTGTGATTTTGAGTATTTTCCTTTATGAAATGAACCGATTGTACGCTCTGCTGTCAGAGCAGCACCAACGGTATCAGTCGTTGTTCATGCATAATTCTGATCCTGTGTACTCAGTCGATAAAAATCGACTGCTGAAAAGCGTTAATAATGCTGCAATCAAGTTATTGGGGTATGAGGAAGACGAATTGGTCCATCAAAATGCAGGGTTATTTGTTGCCCCGGGCCATAAGGAAGAAAGCCTGATTAATTTTCAAAAAGCCATGACAGGAAAGCCTCAAAATTATGACTCAATCCTACTGCACAAAAACGGGAGTTTGATCGATGTAAATATTACGACGATCCCGATCATCATCGAGGGAGAGGTGACAGGGACCTTTGGAATCGTGAAGGATATCACGCTTAACAAAAAATCGGAGCAAAAATTGAAAGAAGCGAATTCGATTTTAAAAGAGCTTTCCCTTAATGATGGCTTGACGAAATTAGCCAACCGCCGTCATCTTGACCAATATTTGAACGATCAATGGACAATATGCAGCCGCAATGGACAGTCTATTTCCATCATATTGCTCGATATTGATGATTTCAAAAAGTTCAATGATTCATATGGACATCTGGAAGGAGATCAATGCCTGATCAAAGTGGCTAAAAAGGTAGCAGATCTCACTGGTTCAAGTGGGTTGGCAGCCCGGTTCGGCGGGGAAGAAATGTGTGTCGTCCTTCCAGGGAAGAATGCAGAATTTATAGTTGATTTCGGGGAAAAGCTGAGAGCGGGAATCCAAGAATTGAACATCCGGCACGATGATTCCAATGAAAAAGTGGTGACAGTCAGTGTCGGCATCGGCTCAGCTCAAAGTTGTTTCCACACGTCCGTCAATGAATTAATCGATCAGGCTGACCAGTCCTTATATGCAGCCAAAAAAGCAGGCAAGAACTGTGTAAGATCCAATTCAATTTCAATCATGGACAACTAG
- a CDS encoding DEAD/DEAH box helicase encodes MTEATFFAELKPFIQAVWEKEGFQEPTAIQTKAIPAISELKDVIAQSPTGTGKTLAYLLPVINKVDPDKKAPQVVIMASSQELVMQIFQELQKWTEGSQVKGASLIGGANVKRQIEKLKKHPQIIVGTPGRILELIKQKKLKMHEVKTVVLDEGDQLLVPEHIETIHSIVNSTLQDRQALIFSATLTERTLKIGKELLNEPEVLTVDKDETIQSDVDHIYFVAEPRDKAKILEKIARLDNIKALAFVKDIGEISVLNSKLQYKDLPSGMLHSELKKDERKSYLKDFRTGKLNLLLATDVAARGLDIKGVTHVVHVDFPKELTQYIHRSGRTGRFGAEGTVISIVTEREERELKQFARELDIEIEKKRFYKGQITNGDY; translated from the coding sequence ATGACTGAAGCAACTTTTTTTGCTGAATTAAAACCGTTTATCCAAGCCGTTTGGGAAAAGGAAGGGTTTCAGGAGCCGACTGCGATCCAAACGAAAGCCATTCCTGCCATTTCGGAACTGAAGGACGTCATTGCCCAATCGCCTACTGGGACAGGAAAGACACTCGCTTATTTGCTGCCTGTCATCAACAAAGTCGATCCAGATAAAAAAGCCCCGCAAGTCGTGATCATGGCTTCTTCCCAGGAGCTCGTCATGCAAATCTTCCAAGAACTCCAAAAATGGACGGAAGGAAGCCAAGTCAAAGGCGCATCCCTGATCGGCGGAGCCAATGTAAAAAGACAGATCGAAAAGCTGAAGAAGCACCCGCAAATCATTGTGGGGACACCGGGAAGGATTCTTGAACTCATCAAACAAAAAAAATTAAAGATGCACGAAGTAAAGACGGTAGTGTTGGATGAAGGGGATCAATTATTGGTGCCGGAGCATATTGAAACCATCCACAGCATCGTGAATTCGACCCTTCAGGATCGGCAGGCCCTCATCTTTTCAGCGACATTGACAGAACGGACGCTTAAAATCGGCAAGGAACTTTTGAATGAGCCTGAAGTTTTGACAGTCGATAAGGATGAGACGATTCAATCGGATGTCGATCACATTTATTTTGTCGCAGAGCCCAGGGACAAAGCGAAGATCCTCGAGAAGATTGCAAGGCTTGATAATATCAAAGCCCTTGCCTTTGTAAAGGATATCGGCGAGATTTCTGTATTAAATAGTAAGCTTCAATACAAAGACCTGCCATCAGGAATGCTTCACAGCGAATTGAAAAAAGATGAGCGCAAGTCTTATTTAAAGGACTTCCGAACAGGGAAATTGAATCTTCTGCTTGCGACGGATGTGGCTGCGCGAGGTTTGGATATAAAAGGCGTGACACATGTGGTACATGTTGACTTTCCAAAAGAACTGACGCAATATATCCACCGTTCAGGCAGGACTGGCAGATTCGGTGCGGAAGGAACCGTCATTTCAATCGTAACGGAGCGGGAGGAACGCGAATTGAAGCAATTCGCCCGTGAGCTCGACATCGAAATCGAAAAGAAGAGGTTCTACAAAGGGCAGATCACGAACGGGGATTATTGA
- a CDS encoding glycerophosphodiester phosphodiesterase, whose protein sequence is MMKLKTKVLLFILMAFIFIISAKTIAAEITPLPPKMKSSFLIIGHRGASGLAPEHTFSSYDLVNQRERAYIEIDLQMTKDGKLIAMHDPTLDRTTNGNGLVKDKSLKDIKSLDAGSWFNENTPQHANPAYKGEKVPTLEEIFQRYGSDAHYYIETKSPGDYPGMEENLLQLLAKYHIQKGSNVIIESFSKASLQKIHRLAPSIPLVQLLLYKQAEDGGFVEMNRLTSSPSQLMGSELDAIHQYAVGIGMNYRYGNKFIVRESFIQKARAHGLLVHPFTVNDKGDMKRLYDWGATGMFTNFPERLHQVYKQSESEAN, encoded by the coding sequence ATTATGAAGCTAAAGACAAAAGTTCTCTTATTTATCCTCATGGCGTTCATCTTCATCATCAGCGCAAAAACCATCGCTGCTGAAATCACGCCGCTTCCACCTAAAATGAAATCATCTTTCCTCATTATTGGCCACAGGGGTGCAAGCGGACTGGCGCCTGAACATACATTTTCTTCGTATGACCTGGTCAATCAGCGAGAAAGAGCTTATATTGAAATTGACTTGCAGATGACAAAGGATGGAAAATTGATCGCGATGCATGACCCGACTCTTGACCGAACAACCAATGGAAACGGGCTTGTGAAAGATAAATCTTTAAAAGATATAAAAAGTCTCGATGCAGGGAGCTGGTTCAACGAAAATACCCCCCAGCATGCAAATCCCGCATATAAAGGAGAAAAGGTCCCTACTTTAGAGGAGATTTTTCAACGCTATGGGTCTGATGCGCATTACTATATCGAAACCAAATCTCCCGGGGACTATCCCGGTATGGAAGAGAACTTGCTGCAGCTATTAGCGAAATACCACATCCAAAAAGGCAGCAATGTCATCATTGAATCGTTCAGCAAAGCCAGCCTGCAAAAAATTCACAGATTGGCACCATCCATTCCACTCGTTCAATTATTGTTATATAAACAGGCTGAGGATGGCGGTTTTGTGGAAATGAACCGGCTGACTTCCTCCCCATCACAATTAATGGGCAGCGAGCTTGATGCTATCCACCAGTATGCCGTTGGAATCGGGATGAACTATCGCTATGGAAATAAATTTATCGTCCGTGAATCCTTTATCCAAAAGGCTCGGGCGCATGGACTGCTTGTTCATCCATTTACCGTCAATGATAAAGGTGATATGAAGCGGCTCTATGACTGGGGGGCAACAGGGATGTTCACCAACTTCCCCGAAAGATTGCATCAGGTTTACAAACAATCTGAATCAGAGGCAAATTAG